Part of the Planctomycetaceae bacterium genome, TTCGTTCTGCCGCAAAAATACCTGTTCTTCAGAATCACCGGGTTGACGCCGGCCGTCCTGCAGAAGCTGGACAACCAACTGGAGATCACCGTTCTGCTCCGCGAAGGCTCGGCCGATCTGGAAAAACTCGTCTCCAGAGATTCGATCCGGATGGGCTGTACGCCGATCGTCAATCTGTTCCACCGGACGGCCGATTCAATTCCCCTTTCGTATCGGACCGCGGAATACCGCATCGTGCCTGACGCGCGAGCTGAAGATTCCATGGAGATCTATTCGGTCGAAGATGTCGAGGTGGAAGATCAGAATGGAGACCTGCGGCCGTATCGTCAGTTCTATTCTGTCAGTCACTCCGCTTCGACCGGTGACACCGGATTCTGGCATGCCACGCGCCGTCCCGGCCCTCTGGCAGGCGACGTATTGAGCCCCGATGAGGGCACTGAGATGTATCTGTCGCTGGTTGATAGTGAGTTCTCGCCGCGTCGCCCGGGGACCGGTTCGCTTCATGCAAGACTGATCTGCTTCAATCGGTCGCTGCCGGATCAGCTCCGAACGCGGAACGCTTCTCAGTTGAGGTTTGACATTATCGGCGGACGCGGACCGGTTTCCTCAATCGCCTGCCTGGTGCCGCCGACGCAGACGATTCGCCGACACATGGGACGGCGCAACCTGTGGCCGCTGATTTCGCAGTTGTCGCTGAATCATCTGTCGCTGACCTCTTCGGAAGAGGCGCTGACCGCACTGCAGGAGATGCTGACACTAAGTGACGTTCGTGAGTCACCGCAGTCTCAAAGTCTGATTGACGGCATTGTCAAAATGACGTGCAGCCCGACGGTGCAGCGCGTGGGCGGAGCGTTTGCGCGGGGAGTTGAAGTTCACCTGGTGATGGACGATGAACGTTACTCCGGTGACAGTGCGTATCTGTTTGCCAGCGTTCTGGACCGGTTCTTTGCGATGTACACGACCATCAACTCCTTCACGCGGCTGACCGCAACGACCCGCGACAACGAATCACGCGAAGCGGAAACCTGGAAATGGACGGCTCGAGCGGGCGAAAAGCCCCTGATTTGATTGACGAACTGTTCAGTCACCCGCACCAGTTCGGATTCTTCCAGGCCGTGC contains:
- the tssF gene encoding type VI secretion system baseplate subunit TssF — its product is MSEPLDFWYQRELDYFRENAIEFSRRFPKIADRLGMSAAGTSDPHVERLIQAFAYLNARTRHKLDDSFPELADAMLSVLYPHMLAPVPSMTVLQFELNPGQKDQTAGHVIRSGTPLESERVGSYTCQFRTCYPLKLYPLEMTAARLLPRPFSGPDSPGRSRAEAAFRLQLNTFDPKKSLGEYELNELQFYVHIANFEKAADLFELLFTKSLEIVVTGTDETRAAAVLPASCLQPVGFADEDALLPWKAQSFPGYRLLTEYFVLPQKYLFFRITGLTPAVLQKLDNQLEITVLLREGSADLEKLVSRDSIRMGCTPIVNLFHRTADSIPLSYRTAEYRIVPDARAEDSMEIYSVEDVEVEDQNGDLRPYRQFYSVSHSASTGDTGFWHATRRPGPLAGDVLSPDEGTEMYLSLVDSEFSPRRPGTGSLHARLICFNRSLPDQLRTRNASQLRFDIIGGRGPVSSIACLVPPTQTIRRHMGRRNLWPLISQLSLNHLSLTSSEEALTALQEMLTLSDVRESPQSQSLIDGIVKMTCSPTVQRVGGAFARGVEVHLVMDDERYSGDSAYLFASVLDRFFAMYTTINSFTRLTATTRDNESREAETWKWTARAGEKPLI